The Aminithiophilus ramosus genome contains a region encoding:
- a CDS encoding GGDEF domain-containing protein has product MNRLRSVSKKALIPLIPGLILLLGFLILFALSLDHRLRRDAYLEARTTEAEQSLLAVIGAFRPFAETIAEKDLFSPSIRSRIETAWDAGPGPYREGVAREIAREIGPLYAIVDAKGFRQIQYHLPDASLLLDLSPRPVRPSGDRGDEDEGGPFTVQLVNASLEPVEGFEADRALSGYHFAYPLLCPSGRPVGSVRLTLCPGKIIPLLEELARGTFFFLESKEELEAKGLTALRQDHLPFPGLDGFLVERSFLSHHRAAEGPDAKTVQDICRALGPQDRQRLASGASFSTALTRDGKPFRATFLPLRSLRRGLVGYLAGFTVDGTIQIQGERYRSLMVATGLIFALLALLTWLALRNHLAVEHLATWDTLTGALFREPFLREAEREFSRSLRHGQSLAWIMFDVDHFKEVNDSLGHAAGDRLLRALGRAVSQGIRTSDLLARWGGDEFLVLAPETSERQAFRLAERIMDLAASLDVPGAPLKLSVGVHVQDPKESIDESLRKVDEALYRAKNLGRNRISRWSP; this is encoded by the coding sequence TGAACCGTCTGCGGAGCGTCTCGAAAAAAGCCCTCATTCCGCTCATCCCCGGCCTGATCCTCCTTCTGGGATTTCTGATCCTCTTCGCCCTCTCCCTGGATCACCGCCTCCGCCGCGACGCCTACCTGGAGGCCCGGACCACGGAGGCCGAACAGAGCCTTCTCGCCGTCATCGGCGCCTTCCGTCCCTTCGCCGAGACCATCGCCGAGAAGGATCTCTTCTCCCCCTCCATCCGCTCCCGCATCGAGACGGCCTGGGACGCCGGGCCAGGCCCCTACAGGGAGGGGGTCGCCCGCGAGATCGCTCGGGAAATCGGCCCCCTCTACGCCATCGTCGACGCCAAGGGATTTCGCCAGATCCAGTACCACCTGCCCGACGCCTCTCTCCTCCTCGACCTTTCCCCCCGCCCCGTCCGGCCGTCAGGGGACAGAGGGGACGAGGACGAAGGGGGGCCTTTCACCGTCCAGCTCGTCAACGCCTCTCTCGAGCCCGTCGAAGGCTTCGAGGCCGACCGGGCCCTCTCGGGCTACCATTTCGCCTACCCCCTCCTCTGCCCGTCGGGGCGCCCCGTCGGCAGCGTCAGACTCACCCTCTGCCCCGGCAAGATCATCCCCCTGCTGGAGGAGCTGGCGAGGGGAACCTTCTTCTTTCTCGAATCGAAGGAGGAGCTCGAGGCCAAGGGGCTGACGGCCCTGCGACAGGACCATCTTCCCTTTCCCGGCCTGGACGGCTTCCTCGTCGAACGCTCCTTCCTCTCCCACCACCGGGCGGCCGAGGGACCGGACGCGAAGACCGTCCAGGATATCTGCCGAGCCCTCGGCCCCCAGGACCGCCAGCGACTCGCCTCGGGAGCCTCCTTCTCGACGGCCCTGACCCGCGACGGGAAACCCTTCCGGGCCACCTTTCTCCCCCTCCGCTCGCTCCGTCGCGGGCTTGTGGGCTACCTGGCCGGATTCACCGTCGACGGGACGATCCAGATCCAGGGCGAGCGCTACCGCTCCCTCATGGTCGCCACGGGCCTCATCTTCGCCCTCCTGGCCCTCCTGACCTGGCTCGCCCTCCGCAACCATCTGGCCGTCGAACACCTGGCCACCTGGGACACCCTGACGGGAGCTCTCTTCCGGGAGCCCTTCCTGCGCGAGGCCGAGCGGGAGTTCTCCCGCAGCCTGAGACACGGCCAGTCTCTGGCCTGGATCATGTTCGACGTCGATCATTTCAAGGAGGTCAACGACTCTCTGGGACACGCCGCGGGGGACCGCCTCCTCCGGGCCCTGGGCAGGGCCGTCTCCCAGGGCATCCGCACGTCGGACCTCCTGGCCCGCTGGGGAGGCGACGAGTTTCTCGTCCTGGCCCCGGAGACATCGGAGCGCCAGGCCTTCCGCCTGGCCGAGAGGATCATGGATCTGGCGGCCTCTCTCGACGTTCCCGGAGCCCCTCTGAAACTCAGCGTCGGCGTCCACGTCCAGGACCCGAAGGAGAGCATCGACGAGAGTCTCCGAAAAGTGGACGAGGCCCTCTACCGGGCCAAGAACCTGGGACGCAACCGCATCTCCCGATGGAGCCCCTGA
- a CDS encoding VIT1/CCC1 transporter family protein has product MERAPIEERSLRRRLLAFQRTEMTESALYEALARREGGRNGEVLLRIAADERRHGAVWRRHTGVEVRPQRWRVWFYLLMARLFGFTFAVKLLEKREDRAQEGYGDIADRFPEVGAIVADETDHEKALIGLLDEERLRYMSSILLGLNDALVELTGALAGLSLALADAETVALAGLITGIAAALSMSASEYLSQKSEGGGHPLKAALYTGTAYLMTVAVLVLPFFVLSHPLTALAFTLVGAVAVIALFTFFMTVVRDVPFRRNFVEMLSISLGVAAVSFLIGLAARRLLGTDV; this is encoded by the coding sequence GTGGAGCGCGCACCCATCGAAGAGCGTTCTTTGAGGAGGCGTCTTCTGGCCTTCCAGCGGACGGAAATGACCGAATCGGCCCTTTACGAGGCTCTGGCCCGCAGGGAAGGGGGGCGCAACGGGGAGGTCCTCCTCCGCATCGCCGCCGACGAGAGGCGCCACGGCGCCGTCTGGCGACGCCACACCGGCGTGGAGGTGAGGCCCCAGCGCTGGCGGGTGTGGTTCTACCTCCTGATGGCCCGTCTTTTCGGCTTCACCTTCGCCGTCAAGCTCCTGGAAAAGAGGGAGGACAGGGCTCAGGAGGGGTACGGCGACATCGCCGACCGCTTCCCCGAGGTCGGGGCGATCGTCGCCGACGAGACGGATCACGAGAAGGCCCTCATCGGCCTTCTCGACGAGGAGCGCCTCCGCTACATGAGCTCCATCCTTCTCGGCCTCAACGATGCCCTCGTCGAGCTCACCGGCGCCCTGGCCGGCCTGAGCCTGGCCCTGGCCGACGCCGAGACGGTGGCCCTGGCGGGCCTCATCACGGGCATCGCCGCCGCCCTTTCCATGTCGGCGTCGGAATATCTCTCGCAGAAATCGGAGGGAGGCGGCCACCCGCTCAAGGCCGCCCTCTACACCGGGACGGCCTATCTGATGACCGTCGCCGTCCTGGTCCTTCCCTTCTTCGTCCTCTCCCATCCCCTGACGGCCCTTGCCTTCACCCTGGTCGGAGCCGTCGCCGTCATCGCCCTTTTCACCTTCTTCATGACCGTCGTCAGAGACGTTCCCTTCCGACGGAACTTCGTCGAGATGCTCTCCATCAGCCTCGGAGTGGCCGCCGTCTCCTTCCTCATCGGCCTCGCCGCCCGCCGTCTGCTGGGGACCGACGTCTGA
- a CDS encoding FmdE family protein, with translation MGTEFSPKRIEEVVAFHGHWCPGLALGIRIAEKALQEVGRAGDEEIVAVAESDSCAVDAVQVLTGCTLGKGNLVVRDVGKMAFSFYRRRDGKAVRLVPRPRPDEGGDLYRMLQIKSNEGTLSEKERLDFATLREARAQALLDADLEALLLVGPVRRDVPPHAPMEPSRLCERCGEKVMETKARLHGGRVLCPDCFDGEVRR, from the coding sequence ATGGGAACGGAGTTCAGCCCCAAGCGGATCGAAGAGGTCGTCGCCTTTCACGGTCACTGGTGTCCGGGATTGGCCCTGGGCATTCGCATCGCCGAAAAGGCCCTGCAGGAGGTGGGGCGGGCCGGCGACGAAGAGATCGTCGCCGTCGCCGAATCGGACAGCTGCGCCGTCGATGCCGTCCAGGTCCTGACGGGATGCACGCTCGGCAAGGGCAACCTCGTCGTCCGCGACGTGGGAAAGATGGCCTTCAGTTTCTACCGGCGCCGCGACGGCAAGGCGGTTCGCCTCGTACCCCGGCCTCGGCCCGACGAGGGAGGCGATCTCTACCGGATGTTGCAGATCAAAAGCAACGAGGGCACTCTCTCCGAAAAGGAGCGACTCGACTTCGCCACTCTCCGCGAGGCCAGGGCTCAGGCGCTTCTCGACGCCGACCTTGAGGCCCTCCTTCTCGTCGGACCGGTGCGCAGGGACGTTCCCCCTCACGCCCCCATGGAGCCGAGCCGCCTCTGCGAGCGGTGCGGCGAAAAGGTCATGGAGACGAAGGCGAGGCTCCACGGCGGTCGCGTCCTCTGCCCGGACTGTTTCGACGGCGAGGTCCGGCGCTGA
- a CDS encoding IPT/TIG domain-containing protein — MPERKRRLWTAAGVLFLSLLLLGGCGGGGGGTSDDPGPGPEEPVAEELTGVINEGLLPASEGGAVVVLDGSKHVGTAYRWAVTSQPEGSAWKIADEAAATTDFCGDSAGAYRIVLDVTAADGPSREYPYIVTLSVNDDPEKMPVADVRALSLQGATVPEGGLPGVDTTLYLDGRASRGITYLWTVTGFSAPTVSTADEALPVLTAPTSPVTGFHSDEAGVYTVTLKVGNGMGQSAVASVDVTLIDDLDGDGRPDGDDPDRDGDGFVNDDDAFPDDRASHLKWAGRLSTEGNYYVLDEDGDGRGDIDDDEPFDANLTDYPVHDEAETDGNSNDGISVAEGRGAPLVVPHRLAGKIDSSGGRADMDYFALSFSEAGTYSAVLTRADGTDWDPTIALILADGASLTAAEVEGGVGQTASTFVVASDDLTAYLIVTDGTGGSDPSWTYSVETFRDSDSDGVSDEREDALDSNRYNADSDGDGVPDLAEIAPVLKDWRLADVDGDGLPAWWDHDSDGDGIPDSVEYLSAREGADRGMTKAEIDAWNDADGDGYPNFLDEDSDNAAVTVTLSGRGKGAKLVRGDAAEAGSLPLKPVDSDGDGRPDFMDGDNDNDGLLDENEVDGAASVTALEFSEEADLFTFLNETKGVENVAAGGDRIRLSGRGLPSEATSAWIVLVGPDAHNPINLRPDEASDGDLLFDWPEGIEAGTVTLFVVVGASRTNALSPLAVAGDSPVLTGVLSDSSGRAIFRGLNLNRNFTVCFNGAQTTYDNRWGSATEFTAWVSGDARSGPVYLSSDGVDSNALWLQITGIVTGRVTLPTGSALDVTELVVDWNSLEEARPDADGVFSIPVSMTAPTIVTAFYVRGQDDYVTFLQGLILPGEASVAVDGGGTALAMVWAALMPEELVAAGDLEALRDRLVALDEVRALAALLEAKLAADPSVLRGEDEAIATALNAAMEAAAAVVQSDFLAAGRARSIRLRAEGATITPAEVDDISVYEIAGKGNVGVENDSLLYLSAQVTTADGKVVRSHSSAVSDMIGPQGYGLLFIASTQDFDVPGYRNGVVQVMTGGVDKAYDPKTSARPFDVWKWLYIRSVVEKILFPPIASLIGLGYDPSFWPNLFLSYTPNIVDMALQGNVKGAVSSALATLKADALSAPPGPIMTAIAKKYGPGLAEAALKKFAAKVAAKFIPIVGQLNLALDIAGHVSNGVTASSAVADIVTTDSVIDFTVEFPVQIDEVRPAKLKPDGSNVNFAVVGKGFGPIVRGWWPLRSTLEPKVIFTDVKGNEWRGDPKWIAEDGKRLGIAVPGWWLERAKEYAEDGDGDTLDVTVHHPTDEAGAKYVKDDAVTIVTDVTLASIDPAKGPAGAKAVVYGAGFSAVAGDNEITVGGRKALITAGAETSLSIVVPAGLDPDVYDVRARSRFDGQWSDWTDDDVTYEVVEGEISVTVTDSGGAKDDAFALYVDGRYIGTMYATWGSYSQTWKLSLSPGPHTAMLVGIEAPDSIGTYSISFLGVTGLAGDATSGSDLVPGVRKHYSFTVPEPTESGSAPSMRAFPYVPPRYDAESPLR; from the coding sequence ATGCCGGAGCGGAAACGACGTCTCTGGACGGCGGCCGGAGTTCTTTTCCTGTCGCTTTTGCTGTTGGGAGGCTGTGGCGGAGGGGGCGGGGGCACTTCCGACGATCCCGGACCCGGTCCGGAGGAGCCCGTCGCCGAGGAGCTGACGGGCGTCATCAATGAAGGGCTTCTCCCCGCCTCCGAGGGAGGGGCCGTCGTCGTCCTCGACGGCTCGAAACACGTCGGCACGGCCTATCGCTGGGCCGTGACGAGCCAGCCCGAAGGATCGGCCTGGAAGATCGCCGACGAGGCTGCGGCGACGACCGATTTCTGCGGCGACAGCGCCGGGGCCTACAGGATCGTCCTCGACGTGACGGCGGCCGACGGTCCGTCCCGGGAGTATCCCTATATCGTGACCCTCTCCGTCAACGACGATCCGGAAAAAATGCCCGTCGCCGACGTGAGGGCCCTTTCGCTCCAGGGGGCGACCGTCCCGGAAGGCGGTCTTCCCGGCGTCGACACGACGCTCTACCTCGACGGACGGGCCAGCCGGGGGATCACCTATCTCTGGACGGTGACGGGTTTCTCCGCCCCGACGGTCTCGACGGCCGATGAGGCTCTGCCCGTCCTGACGGCTCCGACGTCGCCCGTGACGGGCTTCCACTCCGACGAGGCCGGAGTCTACACCGTCACCCTGAAGGTGGGCAACGGCATGGGCCAGTCGGCCGTCGCCTCCGTCGACGTCACCCTCATCGACGATCTCGACGGAGACGGGCGCCCCGACGGCGACGATCCCGACCGCGACGGCGACGGCTTCGTCAACGACGACGACGCCTTCCCCGACGACAGGGCCTCCCATCTCAAATGGGCCGGCCGTCTGTCGACGGAGGGCAACTACTACGTTCTCGACGAAGACGGCGACGGGCGGGGCGACATCGACGACGACGAACCCTTCGACGCCAACCTGACCGACTACCCCGTCCACGACGAGGCCGAAACCGACGGCAACAGCAACGACGGGATCTCCGTCGCCGAAGGTCGGGGCGCGCCCCTCGTCGTCCCCCATCGCCTGGCGGGCAAGATCGACTCCTCCGGCGGAAGGGCCGACATGGACTACTTCGCCCTCTCCTTCTCCGAGGCCGGGACCTACTCGGCCGTCCTGACCCGCGCCGACGGGACGGACTGGGATCCGACGATCGCCCTCATCCTGGCCGACGGAGCCTCCCTGACGGCAGCTGAAGTCGAAGGCGGCGTGGGCCAGACGGCCTCGACCTTCGTCGTCGCCTCCGACGACCTGACGGCCTACCTCATCGTCACCGACGGCACGGGCGGGAGCGATCCCTCCTGGACCTACTCCGTCGAGACCTTCCGGGACTCCGATTCGGACGGCGTCTCCGACGAGAGGGAAGACGCCCTGGACAGCAACAGGTACAATGCCGACAGCGACGGCGACGGCGTTCCCGATCTCGCCGAGATCGCCCCCGTCCTGAAGGACTGGCGCCTGGCCGACGTCGACGGCGACGGTCTGCCCGCCTGGTGGGACCATGACAGCGACGGCGACGGGATTCCCGACAGCGTCGAGTACCTTTCGGCCCGCGAGGGAGCGGACCGGGGCATGACGAAGGCCGAAATCGACGCCTGGAACGATGCCGACGGCGACGGCTACCCCAACTTCCTCGACGAGGACAGCGACAATGCCGCCGTCACGGTCACGCTCAGCGGCCGTGGCAAGGGGGCGAAACTCGTCAGGGGCGACGCGGCCGAGGCGGGGTCCCTGCCGCTGAAGCCCGTCGACAGCGACGGCGACGGGCGGCCCGATTTCATGGACGGCGATAACGACAACGACGGCCTTCTCGACGAGAACGAAGTCGACGGCGCCGCGTCCGTCACGGCCCTGGAGTTCTCGGAAGAGGCCGATCTCTTCACCTTCCTGAACGAGACGAAGGGGGTGGAAAACGTCGCCGCCGGGGGCGACCGAATCCGTCTCTCCGGCAGGGGCCTTCCCTCCGAGGCGACGTCGGCCTGGATCGTCCTCGTCGGTCCCGATGCCCACAACCCGATCAACCTGAGGCCCGACGAGGCCTCGGACGGAGATCTGCTCTTCGACTGGCCCGAGGGCATCGAGGCGGGGACGGTGACGCTCTTCGTCGTCGTCGGCGCCTCGCGGACCAACGCCCTCTCTCCGCTGGCCGTCGCCGGCGACAGCCCCGTCCTGACGGGGGTCCTCTCCGATTCGTCGGGCCGGGCGATCTTCCGGGGGCTGAACCTGAACCGGAACTTCACGGTCTGTTTCAACGGGGCTCAGACGACCTACGACAACCGCTGGGGCAGCGCGACGGAGTTCACCGCCTGGGTTTCCGGCGACGCCCGGTCGGGGCCGGTCTATCTCTCCTCCGACGGAGTCGACTCCAACGCCCTCTGGCTTCAGATCACCGGCATCGTGACGGGCCGGGTGACGTTGCCGACCGGCTCGGCGCTGGACGTGACGGAACTCGTCGTCGACTGGAACAGCCTCGAAGAGGCCAGGCCAGACGCGGATGGGGTCTTCTCGATTCCCGTCAGCATGACGGCTCCCACGATCGTGACGGCCTTCTACGTGCGGGGCCAGGACGACTACGTCACCTTCCTCCAGGGGCTGATCCTCCCAGGAGAGGCCTCCGTCGCCGTCGACGGCGGCGGAACGGCTCTGGCCATGGTCTGGGCCGCTCTGATGCCGGAGGAGCTCGTCGCCGCCGGCGATCTGGAGGCGCTGCGCGACCGTCTCGTCGCCCTCGACGAGGTCAGGGCCCTGGCCGCTCTGCTGGAGGCCAAACTCGCCGCCGATCCCTCCGTCCTGCGCGGAGAGGACGAAGCGATCGCGACGGCCCTCAACGCCGCCATGGAGGCCGCCGCCGCCGTCGTCCAGAGCGACTTCCTGGCCGCCGGTCGGGCCCGGTCGATCCGCCTCCGGGCCGAGGGGGCGACCATCACTCCCGCCGAGGTCGACGACATCTCCGTCTACGAGATCGCCGGAAAGGGAAACGTGGGCGTCGAGAACGACTCCCTTCTCTACCTCTCGGCCCAGGTGACGACGGCCGACGGCAAGGTCGTCCGGAGCCACTCCTCGGCCGTATCGGACATGATCGGCCCTCAGGGCTACGGCCTGCTCTTCATCGCCAGCACCCAGGACTTCGACGTCCCGGGCTACCGCAACGGCGTCGTCCAGGTCATGACGGGCGGCGTCGACAAAGCCTACGACCCCAAGACGAGCGCCCGGCCCTTCGACGTCTGGAAATGGCTCTACATCCGTTCCGTCGTCGAAAAGATCCTCTTCCCGCCCATCGCCTCCCTCATCGGCCTGGGCTACGATCCCAGCTTCTGGCCCAATCTCTTCCTCAGCTACACGCCCAACATCGTCGACATGGCCCTGCAGGGCAACGTGAAGGGAGCCGTGAGCAGCGCCCTGGCGACGCTCAAGGCCGATGCCCTCAGCGCGCCTCCTGGCCCCATCATGACGGCCATCGCCAAGAAGTATGGCCCCGGACTGGCCGAGGCGGCCCTGAAGAAGTTCGCCGCCAAGGTGGCGGCCAAGTTCATCCCCATCGTCGGCCAGCTCAACCTGGCCCTCGATATCGCCGGTCACGTCAGCAACGGCGTGACGGCCTCGAGCGCCGTCGCCGACATCGTCACGACGGACAGCGTCATCGATTTCACCGTCGAGTTCCCCGTCCAGATCGACGAGGTCCGTCCGGCCAAGCTCAAGCCCGACGGCAGCAACGTCAATTTCGCCGTCGTCGGCAAGGGCTTCGGCCCCATCGTCCGGGGCTGGTGGCCTCTGAGAAGCACCCTGGAGCCCAAGGTCATCTTCACCGACGTCAAGGGCAACGAGTGGCGCGGCGATCCCAAGTGGATCGCCGAGGACGGGAAACGTCTGGGCATCGCCGTTCCCGGCTGGTGGCTCGAACGGGCCAAGGAGTACGCTGAAGACGGCGACGGCGATACCCTCGACGTCACCGTCCACCATCCCACCGACGAGGCCGGGGCCAAGTACGTCAAAGACGATGCCGTCACGATCGTCACCGACGTGACGCTCGCCTCCATCGATCCCGCCAAAGGACCGGCCGGAGCCAAGGCCGTCGTCTACGGCGCCGGGTTCAGCGCCGTCGCCGGCGACAACGAGATCACCGTCGGCGGCCGGAAGGCCCTCATCACGGCCGGGGCGGAGACGTCGCTGTCCATCGTCGTCCCTGCCGGCCTCGATCCCGACGTCTACGACGTCAGGGCCCGGAGCCGCTTCGACGGTCAGTGGAGCGACTGGACCGACGATGACGTCACCTACGAAGTCGTCGAAGGGGAGATCTCCGTCACCGTCACCGACAGCGGAGGGGCCAAGGACGACGCCTTCGCCCTCTACGTCGACGGCAGGTACATCGGAACCATGTACGCCACCTGGGGCAGCTACAGCCAGACCTGGAAGCTGAGCCTCTCGCCCGGTCCCCACACGGCCATGCTCGTCGGCATCGAGGCCCCCGACAGCATCGGCACCTACTCGATCTCCTTCTTGGGCGTCACGGGCCTTGCCGGAGACGCCACGTCCGGTTCCGATCTGGTTCCCGGCGTCCGCAAACACTACTCCTTCACCGTCCCCGAGCCGACGGAGAGCGGATCGGCTCCGTCCATGCGCGCCTTCCCCTACGTGCCGCCCCGGTACGACGCCGAATCGCCTCTCCGCTAG
- the thiE gene encoding thiamine phosphate synthase — MTLAESLRLYVIPDLRSGLGRSLEEQGRLALEGGATALQLRHKEASSRELYEEARRFRTLCDAFGALFIVNDRLDVALAAGADGVHLGRSDLPVAPARLLVPAGFVVGASARTVEEALRARSDGADYLGVGALFPTKTKEEAVVIGVERFRRVCRAVELPVVAIGGIGSGQVAELLEAGACGVSVASAVVGAEDPAAAARAFRAAMTG; from the coding sequence ATGACGTTGGCGGAAAGCCTGAGGCTTTACGTCATTCCCGACCTCCGCTCCGGCCTCGGGCGCTCCCTGGAGGAACAGGGCCGTCTCGCTCTCGAAGGCGGCGCCACGGCCCTCCAGCTCCGCCACAAAGAGGCCTCGTCGCGGGAGCTCTACGAGGAGGCCCGGCGCTTCCGCACCCTCTGCGACGCCTTCGGCGCCCTCTTCATCGTCAACGACCGTCTCGACGTGGCCCTGGCCGCAGGAGCCGACGGCGTCCATCTGGGCCGCTCCGACCTTCCCGTCGCCCCGGCGCGCCTTCTCGTCCCGGCGGGTTTCGTCGTCGGCGCCTCGGCCCGGACCGTCGAGGAAGCCCTGCGGGCTCGAAGCGACGGGGCCGACTACCTCGGCGTCGGCGCCCTCTTCCCCACGAAGACGAAGGAGGAGGCCGTCGTCATCGGCGTCGAAAGGTTCCGCCGAGTCTGTCGGGCCGTGGAACTCCCCGTCGTCGCCATAGGCGGCATCGGGAGCGGGCAGGTCGCGGAACTCCTCGAGGCCGGAGCCTGCGGCGTCTCCGTGGCCTCGGCCGTCGTCGGGGCCGAAGACCCGGCCGCGGCGGCGCGGGCCTTCCGTGCGGCGATGACCGGTTGA
- a CDS encoding hydroxyethylthiazole kinase, producing MIPDLRRAWEALSRRPLVYQLTSAVAAGWQAEVTAAVGAVPVLSRHPAEAREIAAAADGLLLNAGMPGTTSPEAFVEALAGLRRGRPCLVDPVGYGATAWRREWIDALLRARPLAVKGNRAEMALLGGGEGTMRGVEGGEARGVAEALARLVRSDRATLAVATGEEDLLFFEGRFWTVRGGSPRLPALPGSGCCLGSVMAACLAVAEPLEAALAALVAFRLASARADRAAGPASFRSEFVDALASLDGADLDEGSSLVERIRP from the coding sequence ATGATCCCCGATCTCCGTCGGGCCTGGGAGGCCCTCTCCCGGCGCCCTCTCGTCTATCAGCTCACCAGCGCCGTCGCCGCCGGCTGGCAGGCCGAGGTCACGGCCGCCGTCGGCGCCGTGCCCGTCCTCTCCCGCCACCCCGCCGAGGCCCGGGAGATCGCCGCCGCGGCCGACGGCCTTCTCCTCAACGCGGGGATGCCCGGGACGACCTCTCCCGAAGCCTTCGTCGAGGCCCTGGCCGGCCTTCGCCGCGGCCGCCCCTGTCTCGTCGACCCCGTCGGCTACGGAGCCACGGCCTGGCGGAGGGAGTGGATCGACGCCCTCCTTCGGGCCCGTCCCCTCGCCGTCAAGGGGAACAGGGCCGAAATGGCCCTCCTGGGAGGAGGGGAGGGCACGATGCGCGGCGTCGAGGGAGGGGAGGCGCGAGGCGTCGCAGAGGCTCTGGCCCGCCTCGTCCGGTCGGATCGGGCGACGCTGGCCGTCGCCACCGGAGAGGAAGACCTCCTCTTCTTCGAGGGACGGTTCTGGACGGTCCGAGGCGGATCGCCGCGCCTTCCTGCCCTTCCCGGCAGCGGCTGCTGCCTGGGCAGCGTCATGGCCGCCTGTCTTGCCGTGGCCGAGCCCCTGGAGGCGGCCCTGGCGGCCCTCGTCGCCTTTCGTCTCGCCTCGGCCCGGGCGGATCGGGCCGCCGGTCCCGCCTCCTTCCGGTCGGAATTCGTCGACGCCCTGGCCTCGCTGGACGGGGCGGACCTGGACGAGGGATCCTCCCTCGTCGAAAGGATCCGGCCATGA
- the thiD gene encoding bifunctional hydroxymethylpyrimidine kinase/phosphomethylpyrimidine kinase: MSYRALALTVAGSDSGGGAGIQADLKTFAALDVFGTSAVTALTAQNSLGVHHVQVVPVESVRRQMEAVLSDFPVGAAKTGMVAEKALIEVIADVFSAFGTKRLVVDPVMVATSGDLLIAEGAQEALASRLIPLALLVTPNLPEASRLVGFPVEDVPSMEAAARALVDGGAGAALVKGGHGRGETVTDLLFDGENVRLFRHDRLDTVNTHGTGCTLSAAVTAELAAGSPLEEAVERGLTYLQMALRRGFRPGRGAGPVGHSVVPPWLEPRR, translated from the coding sequence ATGAGCTACCGAGCCCTGGCCCTCACCGTCGCCGGGAGCGATTCCGGCGGCGGCGCGGGCATTCAGGCCGATCTCAAGACCTTCGCCGCCCTCGACGTCTTCGGGACGAGCGCCGTCACGGCCCTGACGGCCCAGAACAGCCTCGGCGTCCACCACGTCCAGGTCGTCCCGGTCGAGAGCGTCCGGCGCCAGATGGAGGCCGTCCTCTCCGACTTTCCCGTCGGGGCCGCCAAGACGGGAATGGTGGCCGAAAAGGCCCTCATCGAAGTCATCGCCGACGTCTTCTCCGCCTTCGGCACGAAAAGGCTCGTCGTCGACCCCGTCATGGTCGCCACCAGCGGCGATCTCCTCATCGCCGAAGGGGCCCAGGAGGCCCTCGCCTCCCGTCTCATCCCCCTGGCGCTTCTGGTGACGCCCAACCTCCCCGAGGCCTCGCGGCTCGTGGGCTTCCCCGTCGAGGATGTTCCCTCCATGGAGGCCGCCGCCAGGGCCCTCGTCGACGGCGGCGCCGGGGCGGCCCTCGTCAAGGGGGGCCACGGCCGGGGGGAGACGGTGACCGATCTTCTCTTCGACGGAGAAAACGTCCGCCTTTTCCGCCACGATCGCCTCGACACGGTCAACACCCACGGCACGGGCTGCACGCTCAGCGCCGCCGTCACCGCCGAGCTGGCCGCCGGATCGCCTCTGGAGGAGGCCGTCGAGAGAGGATTGACCTACCTGCAGATGGCCCTGCGCCGAGGTTTCCGTCCCGGCCGGGGCGCCGGCCCCGTGGGACATTCCGTCGTCCCTCCCTGGCTGGAGCCGCGACGATGA